One part of the Solea solea chromosome 1, fSolSol10.1, whole genome shotgun sequence genome encodes these proteins:
- the LOC131462835 gene encoding calcium-activated potassium channel subunit beta-2-like isoform X2 produces the protein MFFLAGARNAAVSGRGNERRSIYQKFREVDLLDKKKTVTARKPGEDRAILLGLGMILSSVMMYFVLGITTLRSYADSVWTEEGVCVVRNSTVTADMNCSYNCGSDCWRVSKYPCLQVYVSVNNTGRVSRLSHNEETQDASSECFYVPRCQKDTVALHTMIMNISERLKVNQEVPCYYDPMEQQETVLLTRLYDHSAVFHSLLWPSCMITGGALIIMMVKLTQYLSRLCEEIGKIKR, from the exons ATGTTCTTTCTGGCTGGGGCCAGAAATGCGGCAGTGTCgggaagaggaaatgaaaggag GTCAATCTACCAGAAATTCCGTGAGGTAGATTTATTGGacaagaagaaaacagtgaCAGCTCGAAAGCCTGGTGAAGATCGAGCTATTCTCCTCGGTCTTGGGATGATCCTCTCATCTGTCATGATGTACTTTGTGTTGGGGATTACTACATTACGCTCCTATGCAGACAG TGTGTGGACagaggagggtgtgtgtgttgttcgcAACTCCACGGTCACAGCAGACATGAACTGTTCCTACAACTGTGGGTCAGACTGCTGGAGAGTCTCCAAATACCCCTGTCTGCAGGTCTACGTGAGCGTCAATAACACAGGCCGTGTCAGCCGTTTATCCCACAATGAGGAGACCCAGGATGCCAGCTCTGAA TGTTTTTATGTGCCCAGGTGCCAGAAGGACACAGTGGCTTTGCACACCATGATTATGAACATCTCTGAGCGCCTGAAGGTGAACCAGGAGGTCCCATGTTACTATGACCCGATGGAGCAGCAGGAGACCGTCCTTCTGACCCGGCTCTATGACCACAGCGCTGTCTTCCACTCGCTGCTCTGGCCCTCATGCATGATCACAGGAGGGGCTCTCATCATTATGATGGTGAAGCTCACTCAGTACCTCTCCAGACTGTGTGAGGAGATAGGGAAGATCAAGAGGTGA
- the LOC131462835 gene encoding calcium-activated potassium channel subunit beta-2-like isoform X1 — translation MFFLAGARNAAVSGRGNERSRSIYQKFREVDLLDKKKTVTARKPGEDRAILLGLGMILSSVMMYFVLGITTLRSYADSVWTEEGVCVVRNSTVTADMNCSYNCGSDCWRVSKYPCLQVYVSVNNTGRVSRLSHNEETQDASSECFYVPRCQKDTVALHTMIMNISERLKVNQEVPCYYDPMEQQETVLLTRLYDHSAVFHSLLWPSCMITGGALIIMMVKLTQYLSRLCEEIGKIKR, via the exons ATGTTCTTTCTGGCTGGGGCCAGAAATGCGGCAGTGTCgggaagaggaaatgaaaggag CAGGTCAATCTACCAGAAATTCCGTGAGGTAGATTTATTGGacaagaagaaaacagtgaCAGCTCGAAAGCCTGGTGAAGATCGAGCTATTCTCCTCGGTCTTGGGATGATCCTCTCATCTGTCATGATGTACTTTGTGTTGGGGATTACTACATTACGCTCCTATGCAGACAG TGTGTGGACagaggagggtgtgtgtgttgttcgcAACTCCACGGTCACAGCAGACATGAACTGTTCCTACAACTGTGGGTCAGACTGCTGGAGAGTCTCCAAATACCCCTGTCTGCAGGTCTACGTGAGCGTCAATAACACAGGCCGTGTCAGCCGTTTATCCCACAATGAGGAGACCCAGGATGCCAGCTCTGAA TGTTTTTATGTGCCCAGGTGCCAGAAGGACACAGTGGCTTTGCACACCATGATTATGAACATCTCTGAGCGCCTGAAGGTGAACCAGGAGGTCCCATGTTACTATGACCCGATGGAGCAGCAGGAGACCGTCCTTCTGACCCGGCTCTATGACCACAGCGCTGTCTTCCACTCGCTGCTCTGGCCCTCATGCATGATCACAGGAGGGGCTCTCATCATTATGATGGTGAAGCTCACTCAGTACCTCTCCAGACTGTGTGAGGAGATAGGGAAGATCAAGAGGTGA
- the LOC131463379 gene encoding F-box-like/WD repeat-containing protein TBL1XR1: protein MSISSDEVNFLVYRYLQESGFSHSAFTFGIESHISQSNINGALVPPAALISIIQKGLQYVEAEVSINEDGTLFDGRPIESLSLIDAVMPDVVQTRQQAYRDKLAQQQQVAAGSASSTGPQGSTKNGEGTANGEENGSHALANYHSEIMEVDRDVEIPQSKAMVLRGHESEVFICAWNPVNDLLASGSGDSTARIWNLSENSTGGSTQLVLRHCIREGGQDVPSNKDVTSLDWNSEGTLLATGSYDGFARIWTKDGNLASTLGQHKGPIFALKWNKKGNFILSAGVDKTTIIWDAHTGEAKQQFPFHSAPALDVDWQSNSAFASCSTDMCIHVCKLGQDRPVKTFQGHTNEVNAIKWDPTGSLLASCSDDMTLKIWSMKQDLCVHDLQAHNKEIYTIKWSPTGPGTNNPSANLMLASASFDSTVRLWDVERGVCIHTLTRHQEPVYSVAFSPDGRHLASGSFDKCVHIWNTQTGALVHSYRGTGGIFEVCWNATGDKVGASASDGSVCVLDLRK from the exons ATGAGCATAAGCAGTGATGAGGTCAATTTCCTGGTTTACAGATATCTGCAAGAGTCAG GCTTCTCTCACTCTGCATTCACCTTTGGCATAGAGAGCCACATAAGCCAGTCCAACATCAATGGAGCCCTGGTGCCCCCTGCTGCCCTCATATCCATCATCCAGAAGGGCCTGCAGTATGTGGAGGCTGAAGTCAGCATAAATGAG GATGGAACCTTATTTGACGGCCGGCCCATCGAATCTCTGTCTCTGATCGATGCCGTGATGCCAGATGTTGTCCAGACCAGACAGCAGGCCTATAGAGACAAGCtggcccagcagcagcaggtggcggCAGGCAGTGCCAGCAGCACAGGACCCCAGGGAAGCACCAAAAATGGGGAGGGCACTGCCAATGGGGAGGAAAATGGATCTCATGCCTTAGCCA ATTACCACTCTGAGATAATGGAGGTGGACAGAGACGTGGAAATCCCTCAAAGTAAAGCAATGGTCCTGAGAGGCCATGAGTCGGAAGTTTTCATCTGTGCCTGGAACCCAGTGAACGACCTCCTCGCCTCTGG GTCTGGAGACTCAACAGCACGAATCTGGAACCTAAGTGAGAACAGCACAGGCGGATCCACCCAGCTGGTTCTGAGACACTGCATACGGGAAGGGGGCCAGGACGTACCCAGCAACAAAGACGTCACCTCACTAGACTGgaat AGTGAGGGAACGTTGCTAGCGACAGGCTCATATGACGGCTTTGCTAGAATATGGACAAAAGATG gTAACCTTGCGAGCACTTTGGGTCAACATAAAGGTCCTATATTTGCACTCAAGTGGAATAAGAAAGGAAACTTCATCCTCAGTGCTGGTGTAGACAAG ACAACAATTATCTGGGACGCACACACAGGAGAGGCAAAGCAACAGTTCCCTTTCCACTCAG CACCTGCTCTAGACGTAGACTGGCAGAGCAACAGCGCATTTGCCTCCTGTAGCACAGACATGTGCATCCATGTGTGTAAGCTGGGTCAGGACAGACCTGTCAAGACCTTCCAGGGACACACG AATGAAGTCAACGCCATAAAGTGGGATCCAACGGGCAGCTTACTGGCTTCCTGCTCCGATGACATGACACTTAAG ATCTGGAGCATGAAACAGGACTTGTGTGTCCATGACCTCCAGGCtcacaataaagaaatctaCACAATCAAGTGGAGCCCCACAGGCCCCGGGACCAACAACCCAAGTGCCAACCTCATGTTGGCCAG TGCATCATTTGACTCAACAGTGCGTCTATGGGACGTAGAGCGCGGGGTGTGTATCCACACACTGACCCGCCACCAGGAGCCTGTCTACAGTGTGGCCTTCAGCCCTGATGGCAGGCACCTCGCCAGTGGTTCCTTTGACAAGTGTGTCCACATCTGGAACACTCAG acgGGTGCTTTAGTCCACAGCTACAGGGGGACAGGAGGGATCTTTGAGGTATGCTGGAACGCCACAGGGGACAAAGTAGGAGCCAGTGCATCAGATGGATCG gttTGTGTATTAGACCTGAGGAAATGA
- the LOC131459639 gene encoding lactosylceramide 1,3-N-acetyl-beta-D-glucosaminyltransferase A-like, with protein sequence MLLRFRRIRRCQFLQLMTTCLVLSVVMVCWEQLNTNVVSHIKSYSYRYLINQFMDINKSFTIPREEARRFSDFHYLLDHPDKCAGQDVLLLLFVKSSPNNIERRHAIRSTWGNEAYIQKSLGVTVKVLFALGAPFTNKDKPMWSDRSELGFQKQLIFEDQLYGDIIQQDFLDTFHNLTLKLIMQFHWMHSRCAHARFLMTADDDIFVHMPNLVSYLQDVSSRGVTQFWIGRVHRGAPPIRSKDSKYYMSFDMYRWISYPDYTAGAGYVISSDVADKVYQATLTMNASLYIDDVFMGICANAIGVTPQDHFFFSGEGKALYHPCIYDKMMTSHGHVEDIHGLWKAATHPQVKKGSSGVFGRLYCTAVKMALLCKPYYLNTYPCKAAFL encoded by the coding sequence ATGTTGTTAAGATTCCGTCGCATACGCCGATGCCAGTTTCTACAGCTGATGACCACCTGCCTGGTGCTGTCCGTGGTGATGGTTTGCTGGGAGCAGCTGAACACAAATGTCGTCAGCCACATCAAGTCCTACTCCTATCGCTACCTAATCAACCAGTTTATGGACATCAACAAGAGCTTCACCATCCCACGTGAGGAGGCGAGAAGGTTCAGCGACTTCCACTACCTGCTGGACCACCCGGATAAGTGCGCTGGACAggacgtcctcctcctcctctttgtcaaATCGTCCCCAAATAACATTGAGAGACGACATGCCATCAGATCTACCTGGGGGAATGAGGCCTACATCCAGAAAAGTCTTGGAGTGACAGTCAAGGTGTTGTTTGCCTTAGGAGCCCCTTTCACAAACAAGGACAAGCCAATGTGGAGTGACAGGAGTGAGTTGGGCTTTCAAAAGCAGCTCATCTTCGAGGACCAGCTCTATGGGGATATAATTCAACAGGACTTCTTAGACACTTTTCACAACCTGACCCTGAAGCTGATCATGCAGTTCCACTGGATGCACAGCCGCTGCGCACACGCCCGCTTCCTCATGACGGCCGATGACGACATCTTTGTCCACATGCCCAACCTGGTGAGCTACCTGCAGGACGTGAGCAGCAGGGGTGTCACACAATTCTGGATTGGCCGAGTGCACAGAGGGGCCCCGCCCATCCGTAGTAAAGACAGCAAGTACTACATGTCCTTTGATATGTACCGCTGGATATCGTACCCTGACTATACGGCGGGGGCCGGGTATGTTATCTCCAGCGACGTAGCGGACAAAGTCTATCAAGCCACTTTGACCATGAACGCCTCTCTTTACATAGATGATGTGTTCATGGGCATTTGTGCCAACGCCATTGGTGTCACGCCGCAGgatcatttctttttctcaggAGAGGGCAAAGCACTTTACCACCCGTGCATCTATGACAAGATGATGACCTCACATGGTCACGTGGAGGATATCCATGGCTTGTGGAAGGCGGCAACACACCCGCAGGTCAAAAAGGGGAGCTCTGGAGTCTTTGGCAGGCTGTATTGCACAGCCGTGAAAATGGCTCTTCTTTGTAAACCTTACTATCTCAACACTTACCCCTGCAAAGCAGCCTTTTTGTAG
- the LOC131441901 gene encoding eukaryotic initiation factor 4A-II-like: MDFKSNQNEITDNFDDMNLKEALLRGIYAYGFEKPSAIQQRAIIPCIQGQDVIAQAQSGTGKTATFAISILQQLDIEKKETQALVLAPTRELAQQIQKVILALGDYMGASCHTCIGGTNLRSEIQKLQAEAPQIVVGTPGRVFDMLNRRHLFPKRINMLVLDEADEMLSRGFKDQIYEIFQKLSTHIQVVLLSATMPQDVLEVTNKFMREPVCILVKQEELTLEGIKQFYINVEREEWKLDTLCDLYETLTITQAVIFLNSRRKVDWLTEKMHARDFTVSALHGDMDQKERDVIMREFRSGSSRVLITTDLLARGIDVQQVSLVINYDLPTNRENYIHRIGRGGRFGRKGVAINFVTDEDKRTLRDISTFYNTTMEEMPMNVANLI, translated from the exons ATGGATTTTAAg AGCAATCAGAATGAGATTACAGACAACTTTGACGACATGAACCTGAAAGAGGCTCTCCTCAGGGGGATATATGCGTATGGTTTTGAAAAACCATCTGCCATCCAACAGAGGGCAATCATTCCTTGCATCCAAG GCCAAGATGTCATTGCCCAAGCCCAGTCAGGCACTGGCAAGACGGCCACGTTTGCCATCTCTATCTTGCAGCAGCTGGACATAGAGAAGAAGGAGACCCAAGCTCTGGTTTTGGCTCCAACCAGAGAGCTGGCTCAGCAG ATCCAGAAAGTGATTCTGGCATTGGGTGACTACATGGGGGCATCCTGTCACACCTGCATCGGAGGGACCAATCTGCGGAGCGAAATACAGAAGCTACAGGCCGAGGCTCCTCAAATAGTTGTGGGCACACCAGGGCGTGTGTTCGACATGCTGAACAGGAGACATCTGT TCCCAAAGAGGATCAACATGCTTGTCTTGGATGAAGCTGATGAGATGTTGAGTCGAGGGTTCAAAGACCAGATTTATGAGATCTTCCAGAAACTGAGCACACACATTCAA gTGGTCTTGCTATCTGCTACCATGCCACAAGATGTGCTGGAGGTGACCAACAAGTTCATGCGAGAACCTGTTTGCATCTTGGTAAAACAGGAGGAGCTTACCCTTGAGGGCATCAAGCAGTTCTACATAAATGTAGAACGAGAG GAGTGGAAGCTGGACACCCTGTGTGATCTCTATGAAACTCTCACGATCACTCAGGCTGTGATCTTTCTCAACTCAAGAAGAAAAGTCGACTGGTTGACTGAGAAGATGCACGCTCGAGATTTCACAGTCTCTGCTTTG CATGGTGATATGGACCAGAAGGAGCGTGATGTGATAATGAGGGAGTTTAGGTCTGGCTCTAGCAGAGTGTTGATCACCACTGACCTTCTG GCTCGTGGAATTGATGTCCAGCAGGTTTCCCTGGTCATTAACTATGACCTTCCTACAAACCGAGAGAACTACATCCACAG AATTGGTCGTGGTGGTCGTTTTGGCAGAAAAGGAGTTGCCATCAACTTTGTGACCGACGAAGACAAGAGGACTCTTCGAGACATTTCGACGTTTTACAACACAACCATGGAGGAGATGCCCATGAATGTGGCCAACCTGATTTGA